A section of the Malus sylvestris chromosome 17, drMalSylv7.2, whole genome shotgun sequence genome encodes:
- the LOC126611477 gene encoding ribonuclease S-5-like translates to MGITRMIYMVTMLFSLLVSILSSSTVGFDYFQFTQQYQPAACNSNPTPCKDPTDKLFTVHGLWPSNKIGRDPEYCKTRNRRKRAKTLEPQLEIIWPNVLDRTNHTGFWRRQWKKHGTCGYPTIQNENDYFETVIKMYITEKQNVSRILSNAKIEPDGQSRPLVDIENAIRNGTHNKKPKFKCQKNNGVTELVEITLCSDKNRAHFIDCPNPFLPGSPYLCPNISIQY, encoded by the exons ATGGGGATTACGAGGATGATATACATGGTTACGATGTTATTTTCATTACTTGTATCAATATTGTCTTCGTCCACGGTGGGATTCGATTATTTTCAATTTACGCAGCAATATCAGCCGGCTGCCTGTAACTCTAATCCCACTCCTTGTAAGGATCCTACTGACAAGTTGTTTACGGTTCATGGTTTGTGGCCTTCAAACAAAATAGGACGTGACCCAGAATATTGCAAGACAAGGAATCGTCGGAAG AGAGCAAAAACACTCGAACCCCAGTTGGAAATTATTTGGCCGAACGTCCTCGATCGAACCAATCATACAGGCTTCTGGCGTAGACAGTGGAAAAAACATGGCACCTGTGGGTATCCCACAATACAGAACGAGAATGATTACTTTGAAACAGTAATCAAAATGTACATAACCGAGAAACAAAACGTCTCTCGAATCCTCTCAAATGCAAAGATTGAACCAGACGGGCAAAGCAGACCGCTGGTGGACATTGAAAATGCCATACGCAACGGTACCCACAATAAGAAACCGAAATTCAAGTGCCAAAAGAATAATGGGGTGACTGAATTGGTTGAGATCACTCTTTGCAGCGATAAAAACAGAGCACATTTCATTGATTGCCCCAATCCCTTTCTACCCGGATCACCATATTTGTGCCCCAACATCAGTATCCAGTATTAA